Proteins found in one Arachis stenosperma cultivar V10309 chromosome 8, arast.V10309.gnm1.PFL2, whole genome shotgun sequence genomic segment:
- the LOC130945420 gene encoding long chain acyl-CoA synthetase 9, chloroplastic-like produces MKTVIVGFIFPLIFLSLRNRNRNRRHKRQGVYVDVGGEPGFTIRNARFESLVTSAWDGVTTLAELLEHSCKNHGDQIFLGSRELIARENEVAPDGRSFEKLHLGGYKWLTFRDAFEAVVRFSNGLAELGHSRHERAAIFADTRAEWLLALQGCFRRNVTVVTIYASLGEEALCHSLNETEVTTLICGSKELKTLAKVRGQLECVKRVICLDNDIPSDTSSALHGWKVLSFAEVQALGGRVMVEADLPLPADVAVIMYTSGSTGMPKGVMMTHANMVATISAVMRIVPNVGRNDIYLAYLPMAHVLELVAEHIVVAVGGAIGYGTPLTLTDSSNKIKKGTKGDATVLLPTLLAAVPAIIDRVRYGVLKQVDTKGGLSKKLFDLAYERRLQALNGSWFGAWGLEAFLWNLFVFRKIRKVLGGHIRLMLSGGAPLSADAQRFINICFSAGIGQGYGLTETCAGGAFSDFDDSSVGHVGPPVPSSYIKLIDWPEGGYSINDSPMPRGEIVIGGTNVTLGYFKNEEKTRESYKVDERGVRWFYTGDIGRFHADGCLEIIDRKKDIVKLQHGEYVSLGKVEAALIGSSYVDNVMLHADPFHSYCVALVVASHEALEKWASKQGITYSDISELCKKEEAMKEVYASLLKEAKNSRLEKFEIPAKIKLLCNPWTPESGLVTAALKIKRESIRKTFDNELKELYSS; encoded by the exons ATGAAGACCGTTATTGTCGGCTTCATCTTCCCACTCATCTTCCTCTCCCTCCGCAACCGAAACCGCAACCGCCGCCACAAGCGCCAAGGCGTCTACGTCGACGTCGGCGGAGAGCCAGGTTTCACCATCCGTAACGCCCGGTTCGAGTCGCTAGTGACGTCAGCGTGGGATGGCGTAACCACCCTCGCAGAGCTTCTGGAGCATTCATGCAAGAACCACGGCGATCAGATCTTTCTCGGGAGTCGCGAGCTGATCGCGCGTGAGAATGAGGTGGCTCCCGACGGCAGATCCTTCGAGAAGCTTCATCTCGGCGGTTACAAGTGGCTCACGTTCCGCGACGCCTTCGAAGCCGTGGTTCGTTTCTCCAATGGTTTGGCGGAGCTTGGGCATTCCAGGCACGAGCGTGCCGCTATCTTCGCTGACACAAGAGCCGAGTGGCTCCTTGCATTGCAG GGTTGCTTCAGAAGAAATGTGACGGTTGTGACTATATATGCATCCTTGGGAGAGGAAGCTTTGTGTCATTCTTTGAATGAG ACAGAGGTTACAACTCTGATTTGTGGGAGCAAAGAATTGAAAACACTTGCTAAAGTTCGTGGACAACTGGAGTGCGTAAAACGTGTGATATGCTTGGATAACGATATCCCATCTGATACTTCATCTGCTCTGCATGGATGGAAAGTACTTTCCTTTGCAGAAGTTCAGGCACTTGGTGGCAGAGTCATGGTTGAGGCAGATCTACCCCTTCCAGCAGATGTTGCAGTTATAATGTACACAAGTGGAAGTACAGGAATGCCTAAG GGTGTCATGATGACACATGCTAATATGGTAGCCACAATTAGTGCTGTGATGAGAATAGTTCCTAACGTTGGGAGAAATGATATATATTTGGCATACTTGCCCATGGCTCATGTCCTTGAGTTGGTAGCTGAG CATATAGTTGTAGCTGTTGGGGGTGCTATAGGGTATGGAACTCCTTTGACTCTGACTGATTCatcaaacaagataaaaaagGGAACAAAAGGAGATGCTACTGTATTGCTGCCGACCTTGTTGGCAGCTGTACCGGCCATTATTGATCGCGTACGGTATGGAGTCCTCAAGCAG GTTGATACAAAGGGAGGACTATCAAAGAAATTGTTTGATTTAGCCTATGAACGGAGGTTGCAAGCACTTAATGGTAGCTGGTTTGGTGCTTGGGGATTGGAAGCATTTCTATGGAATCTTTTTGTTTTCAGGAAGATCCGAAAAGTTCTAGGTGGTCATATCCGTCTTATGCTATCAGGTGGTGCTCCACTTTCTGCTGATGCCCAACGATTCATCAACATATGTTTTAG TGCTGGAATAGGTCAAGGATATGGTCTCACAGAAACCTGTGCCGGTGGAGCATTTTCTGATTTTGATGATTCAAGTGTTGGTCATGTTGGACCACCTGTTCCTTCTTCATACATCAAG CTAATCGACTGGCCTGAAGGTGGATATTCAATTAATGACTCACCGATGCCCCGAGGTGAAATTGTAATTGGTGGTACTAATGTCACCCTTGGATACTtcaaaaatgaagaaaaaactAGAGAGTCTTATAAG GTTGACGAAAGAGGAGTGAGGTGGTTCTACACTGGTGACATAGGTAGATTTCATGCAGATGGTTGCCTTGAAATCATTGATAGGAAAAAGGACATTGTTAAATTGCAGCATGGAGAATATGTCTCTTTGGGAAAG GTTGAGGCAGCCCTTATAGGCAGCTCCTATGTGGACAACGTTATGCTACATGCTGATCCTTTTCATAGCTACTGTGTGGCACTTGTGGTGGCTTCTCATGAAGCATTGGAAAAATGGGCTTCAAAGCAGGGAATTACTTATTCTGATATTTCAGAACTATGtaagaaagaagaagctatgaaGGAGGTATATGCATCACTTTTAAAG GAAGCTAAGAATTCTCGTTTGGAAAAGTTTGAGATTCCTGCCAAAATTAAGTTGCTTTGTAACCCATGGACTCCTGAGTCTGGCCTAGTCACTGCAGCTCTCAAGATCAAGAGAGAATCCATCAGAAAAACTTTTGATAATGAGCTCAAAGAATTGTATTCTTCATAG